In Syntrophorhabdales bacterium, one DNA window encodes the following:
- a CDS encoding DUF4410 domain-containing protein, whose amino-acid sequence MKGVGRIIQCLAVFLVLVSCASTKITNREIYVMDNIPRPGRIVVYDFAATADDVPMQDTQAKLYSREGTPQTKEEIAMGRLLGGKIAADLVDRINSMGLQAERGAVETKLQVNDIVLWGYFLSLEKGSAEMRFAIGFRQGVAELDTAVEGYQVTAQGLRKLGSATLDSSGGKSPGVLWPAAVMVAVDNPAGLIIGGAVKAGTELSGRNTIEGRADQTAKEIGDALEARFKHLGWIN is encoded by the coding sequence ATGAAAGGCGTTGGCCGCATCATTCAGTGTCTCGCTGTTTTTCTTGTTCTCGTCAGCTGTGCGTCAACAAAGATCACCAACCGCGAAATATACGTGATGGACAATATCCCCAGGCCAGGCCGGATAGTGGTCTACGACTTTGCCGCGACGGCGGACGATGTCCCGATGCAGGACACTCAGGCGAAGCTTTATTCAAGGGAAGGCACACCCCAGACCAAAGAGGAGATTGCCATGGGCCGGCTCCTGGGAGGCAAGATTGCGGCGGATCTTGTGGATCGCATCAACAGTATGGGACTACAGGCAGAACGCGGGGCCGTGGAGACGAAGCTGCAGGTCAATGACATTGTGCTATGGGGTTACTTTCTCTCGCTGGAGAAGGGGAGTGCTGAGATGCGCTTCGCCATAGGATTCAGGCAGGGTGTCGCGGAACTGGACACGGCTGTCGAAGGCTACCAGGTGACGGCCCAGGGGCTGCGCAAGCTCGGATCTGCTACGCTCGATTCCAGTGGAGGTAAATCGCCCGGCGTTCTTTGGCCGGCAGCCGTCATGGTTGCTGTCGACAATCCGGCAGGGCTCATCATTGGTGGCGCCGTCAAAGCGGGGACTGAACTGAGCGGCAGAAATACAATCGAGGGCAGGGCCGATCAGACAGCTAAGGAAATAGGCGATGCTCTGGAAGCGCGATTCAAGCACCTGGGATGGATCAACTGA
- a CDS encoding PAS domain S-box protein, with protein sequence MKILIVDDDPTMLSFTSAVLESGGYETLEASTAKEALEAAARFLPEIVVLDVVLPDMSGFDLCKQIKTAPALHRMFVVLHSGLSTSSEAQTRGLDAGADGYIVKGIPAKELLARINSLARIKTAEDALKHANDELDQRVRERTAELQAANQRLVASEKSLVAQVRFETLLADLSARFVALTSNQVDGEIENAQRLVCEFLNIDRSTLWQTSIEGSSAQLRLTHAHQYSGQSPPKGLSGTGLFPWTLEKIFKGETVVLSDMGDLPPEASQDRESWSRYGTKSTVVAPLTSGGGSISGALSFACTSKEREWPEMVVRHLQMVAQVFANALFRKRAEEELRRSEERLSLAAHAAQIGMWSVETSTGRLWNSESSFELLGLDKSTDLTEEHFFSLVHPDDRESLRRTMANAIASGTDARAEYRIVRPDGAERWLVTRARPYCGASGQPERLTGIFLDITERKRMEETVQTAAEEWQSTFDSVQEQIMVLDRDFRVVRINASALSFLSLPLKDTLGKHCFDLMHATDKPVDLCPLQRMMKTKRYEESELYEEKTNSWLQMSVSPVYDSNGEITRIVHTVIDVTQHKKAEAEAFNARKKLLHTERLLRMGELTASLAHELNQPLTSILSNARAALRFLDAGRLETVQLREILEDIAQDDKRAGEIIRSLRSMVKPEEWEQELLSINDVLVEASSLFHSEAIIRNIRVETDCDGALPRAMINKIQILQVVINLMMNAAESMRGESDEAKIIMRAQTNLDGGVLVSVRDFGFGVESNDLSKLFEPFFTTKSSGLGMGLSLSRSIIEAHGGHIWAENNKDKGATFYFNLPAAGPVTSDQ encoded by the coding sequence ATGAAGATACTGATTGTTGATGACGATCCGACCATGCTTTCCTTCACCTCCGCAGTTTTGGAATCGGGAGGTTACGAGACGCTAGAAGCGTCCACCGCGAAAGAAGCCCTGGAGGCGGCTGCCCGGTTTCTTCCTGAGATTGTTGTCCTTGATGTCGTGCTTCCGGATATGAGCGGATTTGACCTTTGTAAACAGATAAAGACTGCTCCGGCCCTGCATCGCATGTTTGTGGTTCTCCATTCGGGGCTGAGCACATCGAGTGAGGCGCAGACTAGGGGGCTTGACGCCGGCGCTGACGGATACATTGTTAAGGGGATTCCTGCCAAGGAGCTTCTTGCGCGGATCAATTCCCTTGCGCGTATCAAAACCGCGGAAGACGCACTGAAGCATGCGAACGACGAACTGGACCAGCGCGTACGGGAGCGAACAGCGGAATTGCAGGCGGCGAACCAGAGGCTCGTTGCCTCAGAAAAGTCCCTGGTTGCGCAAGTCCGATTCGAAACATTGCTGGCAGACCTATCAGCCCGCTTTGTGGCCCTGACCTCCAACCAGGTAGACGGTGAGATTGAAAATGCCCAGCGCCTGGTGTGCGAGTTCCTTAATATCGATCGATCCACTCTGTGGCAGACCTCAATCGAAGGCTCGAGCGCGCAGTTGCGGTTGACGCACGCGCACCAATACTCAGGGCAATCACCGCCAAAGGGCTTAAGCGGCACCGGACTCTTTCCCTGGACTCTCGAAAAAATATTCAAGGGTGAGACAGTTGTTCTGTCCGATATGGGTGACCTTCCGCCCGAGGCATCGCAGGACAGAGAGAGCTGGAGCCGATATGGCACCAAATCCACGGTGGTTGCCCCCTTAACGTCAGGGGGAGGCAGCATCTCCGGAGCTCTGAGCTTTGCTTGCACCAGTAAAGAGCGGGAATGGCCGGAGATGGTCGTAAGACACCTCCAAATGGTGGCTCAGGTGTTCGCCAACGCCCTCTTCCGGAAACGCGCTGAGGAAGAGCTCCGCAGGAGCGAGGAGCGGCTGAGTCTCGCAGCCCACGCGGCTCAGATCGGCATGTGGAGCGTGGAAACATCTACAGGGAGACTCTGGAATTCGGAGAGCAGCTTTGAACTCCTCGGTCTTGACAAGAGTACCGACCTGACCGAGGAACATTTTTTCAGTCTGGTCCACCCTGATGATCGGGAATCTCTACGCCGGACGATGGCTAACGCTATCGCGTCAGGCACAGATGCCCGTGCGGAGTACCGCATCGTGAGACCCGACGGCGCTGAGCGGTGGTTGGTGACCCGTGCGCGTCCCTACTGTGGCGCTTCGGGGCAGCCGGAACGTCTGACGGGTATCTTTCTCGATATTACAGAACGTAAGCGCATGGAGGAGACGGTTCAAACGGCTGCAGAAGAGTGGCAGAGCACGTTCGATTCAGTTCAAGAACAGATCATGGTTCTGGACAGGGACTTCAGAGTCGTCCGGATCAACGCGTCCGCCCTTTCATTCCTCAGTCTCCCCTTGAAAGATACCCTGGGGAAACATTGCTTTGACTTAATGCATGCTACGGACAAACCTGTCGACCTGTGCCCTCTCCAAAGAATGATGAAGACGAAAAGGTACGAGGAGAGCGAGCTGTACGAGGAAAAGACAAATAGCTGGCTCCAGATGTCGGTCTCTCCCGTGTACGACAGTAATGGAGAAATCACACGGATAGTGCACACGGTCATAGACGTCACGCAGCACAAGAAGGCCGAGGCTGAAGCCTTTAACGCCCGTAAAAAGCTGCTGCACACCGAACGCCTCTTGCGCATGGGCGAGTTGACGGCATCGCTGGCGCACGAGCTTAATCAGCCCCTTACCTCCATTCTCAGCAATGCGCGAGCTGCCCTACGGTTTCTTGACGCAGGCAGACTTGAAACGGTACAGTTGCGGGAGATACTGGAAGACATAGCACAAGACGATAAGCGGGCAGGGGAAATTATCCGCAGCTTGAGGTCCATGGTCAAGCCGGAGGAATGGGAACAGGAGCTCCTTTCCATCAACGACGTGCTGGTTGAAGCATCGTCTCTCTTTCATAGCGAAGCCATTATCAGGAATATCCGGGTGGAGACCGACTGTGACGGCGCGCTGCCGCGGGCCATGATAAATAAGATCCAGATACTGCAGGTGGTGATTAACCTGATGATGAATGCCGCCGAATCAATGCGTGGTGAGTCAGATGAAGCTAAGATCATCATGCGCGCACAGACGAACCTGGACGGAGGTGTGCTGGTGTCGGTTCGTGATTTCGGTTTCGGCGTTGAAAGCAACGATCTCAGTAAACTCTTTGAGCCCTTCTTCACGACAAAAAGCTCTGGATTAGGAATGGGGCTATCGCTGAGCCGGTCTATCATTGAGGCGCACGGCGGTCACATCTGGGCTGAGAACAACAAGGACAAAGGCGCAACGTTCTACTTCAATCTGCCGGCAGCAGGGCCGGTGACGAGTGACCAGTAA